One stretch of Cellulomonas wangsupingiae DNA includes these proteins:
- a CDS encoding HD domain-containing protein, which yields MGVHDAPAWLVPAFTRNVLEAGGTAPAEDIRRTADDLLERWTRPDRHFHNLRHLVDVLARVDELDEEAHHPELVRLAAWFHGAVFDSADRKAYANRGGEDEAASAVLAREQLMALGVPERHAQRVADLVSALVRHSPDPTDIDCAVLCDADLAMLATEPQRYKAYLNDVRAEYSHLPVEDYVRARVRILHKLLARPSLFVSPLAQAWEEPARQNVSAELQRLEKELAKLEAAAAAEPSASGSADADA from the coding sequence ATGGGCGTCCATGACGCACCCGCCTGGCTCGTCCCGGCGTTCACCCGCAACGTCCTCGAGGCCGGGGGCACCGCACCCGCCGAGGACATCCGGCGCACCGCCGACGACCTCCTGGAGCGGTGGACGCGCCCCGACCGGCACTTCCACAACCTCCGGCACCTCGTCGACGTGCTCGCGCGCGTCGACGAGCTCGACGAGGAGGCGCACCACCCCGAGCTCGTCCGGCTCGCCGCCTGGTTCCACGGCGCGGTGTTCGACTCCGCGGACCGCAAGGCGTACGCCAACCGCGGCGGCGAGGACGAGGCGGCCAGTGCCGTGCTGGCACGCGAGCAGCTCATGGCGCTCGGCGTCCCCGAGCGGCACGCGCAGCGCGTGGCGGACCTGGTCTCGGCGCTGGTGCGGCACTCCCCGGACCCGACCGACATCGACTGCGCCGTCCTGTGCGACGCGGACCTGGCGATGCTCGCCACCGAGCCGCAGCGGTACAAGGCGTACCTGAACGACGTGCGCGCCGAGTACTCGCACCTGCCGGTCGAGGACTACGTGCGGGCACGGGTCCGCATCCTGCACAAGCTCCTCGCGCGCCCGTCGCTCTTCGTGAGCCCGCTCGCCCAGGCGTGGGAGGAGCCCGCCCGCCAGAACGTCTCGGCGGAGCTGCAGCGCCTGGAGAAGGAGCTCGCGAAGCTCGAGGCGGCCGCGGCGGCCGAGCCGTCGGCCTCCGGCTCCGCGGACGCCGACGCCTGA